One Gadus chalcogrammus isolate NIFS_2021 chromosome 22, NIFS_Gcha_1.0, whole genome shotgun sequence genomic window carries:
- the LOC130375626 gene encoding formyl peptide receptor 2-like has translation MSLNVSSPPLVVRGGMDVDSVLDWVTVVFYLLTVGLGLTGNALVIWVAGFKLKPNVTNVWLVNLAAADLVFCLSRVLSLLKKLYFAGWPFGVFLCKFNGFFKYANMFCSVFLLAAISLDRVLCVWRPVFTRRHRTLRAARVVAALVWAAAVAFSAPYFAYRQVYLDKRNETKCSLEVKEASAGDNTAKLVLYSIRFLCGFLLPFMVILACYVLTGVGIRRTRLPGKSRTLRILASLVVAFFLCWAPYHCLLLAKMVNGKSVALDISLTLAKGLAYLNSCVNPLLYFCMGLEVRGCVRQGLAAACARGLAGDNGDGPSSRSLERTVDDSGGSGTVRLNAAAAAAQSKRLPQGAGPESDRGQGRGLTGGGV, from the exons atgtctCTGaacgtgtcctccccccccctggtggTGAGGGGCGGTATGGACGTGGACTCGGTCCTGGACTGGGTGACCGTGGTCTTCTACCTGCTGACCGTGGGTCTGGGCCTGACTGGGAACGCCCTGGTCATCTGGGTGGCCGGCTTCAAGCTCAAG CCGAACGTGACCAACGTGTGGCTGGTGAACCTGGCGGCGGCTGACCTGGTCTTCTGTCTGTCCCGGGTTCTGTCGCTGCTCAAGAAGCTCTACTTCGCCGGCTGGCCCTTCGGCGTCTTCCTCTGCAAGTTCAACGGCTTCTTCAAGTACGCCAACATGTTCTGCTCCGTCTTCCTGCTGGCCGCCATCAGCCTGGACCGCGTCCTGTGCGTGTGGCGCCCCGTCTTCACGCGCCGGCACCGCACATTGCGCGCTGCCCGGGTCGTTGCAGCGCTGGTGTGGGCGGCGGCCGTGGCCTTCAGCGCCCCCTACTTCGCGTACCGCCAGGTGTACCTGGACAAGCGCAACGAGACCAAGTGCTCgctggaggtgaaggaggcgTCCGCCGGCGACAACACGGCCAAGCTGGTGCTGTACTCCATCCGCTTCCTGTGTGGCTTCCTATTGCCTTTTATGGTCATCCTGGCGTGCTACGTCCTGACCGGCGTAGGCATCCGACGCACGCGCCTTCCGGGGAAGTCCCGCACGCTGCGGATCCTGGCCTCGCTGGTGGTGGCCTTCTTCCTCTGCTGGGCGCCCTACCACTGCCTCCTGCTGGCCAAGATGGTGAATGGCAAGTCGGTGGCGCTGGACATTAGCCTGACGCTGGCCAAGGGCCTGGCCTACCTCAACAGCTGCGTCAACCCGCTGCTGTACTTCTGCATGGGCCTGGAGGTGCGGGGCTGCGTGCGGCAGGGCCTGGCGGCGGCGTGCGCACGGGGACTGGCGGGCGACAATGGCGACGGGCCTAGCAGCCGGTCCTTGGAGCGCACCGTGGACGACAGCGGCGGCTCCGGCACCGTGAGGCtgaacgccgccgccgccgccgcccagagCAAGCGCCTCCCCCAGGGGGCGGGACCAGAGTCTGACAGGGGGCAGGGGCGGGGTCTGACAGGGGGCGGGGTCTGA
- the LOC130376167 gene encoding formyl peptide receptor 2-like — protein sequence MSLNVSSPPLVVRGGMDVDSVLNWVSVVFDLLTVGLGLTGNALVIWVAGFKLKPNVTNVWLVNLAAADLVFCLSRVLSLLKKLYFAGWPFGVFLCKFSGFFKYANMFCSVFLLAAISLDRVLCVWRPVFTRRHRTLRVARVVAALVWAAAVAFSAPYFAYRQVYLDKRNETKCSLKVKEASAGDNTAKLVLYSIRFLCGFLLPFMVILACYVLAGVGIRRRRLSGKSRTLRILASLVAAFFLCWAPYHCLLLAKMVNGKSVALDISLTLAKGLAYLNSCVNPLLYFCMGLEVRGCVRKGLAAACARGLAGDDGDGPSSRSSQRTVDNRGGSGTVRLNAAAAAQSKRRGGLTGGGV from the exons atgtctCTGaacgtgtcctccccccccctggtggTGAGGGGCGGTATGGACGTGGACTCGGTCCTGAACTGGGTGTCCGTGGTCTTCGACCTGCTGACCGTGGGTCTGGGCCTGACTGGGAACGCCCTGGTCATCTGGGTGGCCGGCTTCAAGCTCAAG CCGAACGTGACCAACGTGTGGCTGGTGAACCTGGCGGCGGCTGACCTGGTCTTCTGTCTGTCCCGGGTTCTGTCGCTGCTCAAGAAGCTCTACTTCGCCGGCTGGCCCTTCGGCGTCTTCCTCTGCAAGTTCAGCGGCTTCTTCAAGTACGCCAACATGTTCTGCTCCGTCTTCCTGCTGGCCGCCATCAGCCTGGACCGCGTCCTGTGCGTGTGGCGCCCCGTCTTCACGCGCCGGCACCGCACATTGCGCGTTGCCCGGGTCGTTGCAGCGCTGGTGTGGGCGGCGGCCGTGGCCTTCAGCGCCCCCTACTTTGCATACCGCCAGGTGTACCTGGACAAGCGCAACGAGACCAAGTGCTCGCTGAAGGTGAAGGAGGCGTCCGCCGGTGACAACACGGCCAAGCTGGTGCTGTACTCCATCCGCTTCCTGTGTGGCTTCCTATTGCCTTTCATGGTCATCCTGGCGTGCTACGTGCTGGCCGGCGTAGGCATCCGACGCCGGCGCCTCTCGGGGAAGTCCCGCACGCTGCGTATCCTGGCCTCGCTGGTGGCGGCCTTCTTCCTCTGCTGGGCGCCCTACCACTGCCTCCTGCTGGCCAAGATGGTGAATGGCAAGTCGGTGGCGCTGGACATTAGCCTGACGCTGGCCAAGGGCCTGGCCTACCTCAACAGCTGCGTCAACCCGCTGCTGTACTTCTGCATGGGCCTGGAGGTGCGGGGCTGCGTGCGGAAGGGCCTGGCGGCGGCGTGCGCACGGGGACTGGCGGGCGACGATGGCGACGGGCCTAGCAGCCGGTCCTCGCAGCGCACCGTGGACAACCGCGGCGGCTCCGGCACCGTGAGGCtgaacgccgccgccgccgcccagagCAAACGCAGGGGGGGTTTGACAGGGGGCGGGGTCTGa